A genomic segment from Clostridium pasteurianum BC1 encodes:
- the spoIIAB gene encoding anti-sigma F factor: MYDNMMKVEFLSKSQNESFARVAVAAFASQLDPTIEEITDVKTAVSEAVTNAIIHGYKDNKSGVVEIRAELNKNEITVIIIDHGCGIENIEQAREPLYTSRPDLERSGMGFTVMETFMDSVEIESNDSGTKIRMKKKFESVDID, translated from the coding sequence ATGTACGATAATATGATGAAGGTAGAATTTTTGAGTAAATCTCAAAATGAGAGCTTTGCAAGAGTAGCAGTGGCAGCTTTTGCATCACAGCTGGATCCTACAATCGAAGAAATTACAGATGTTAAAACAGCTGTTTCAGAGGCTGTTACAAATGCAATAATACATGGATATAAGGACAATAAGTCGGGAGTAGTTGAAATTAGAGCTGAATTGAATAAAAATGAAATTACTGTAATTATTATTGATCATGGCTGTGGTATTGAAAATATAGAACAAGCTAGAGAACCACTTTATACTTCAAGGCCAGACCTTGAGAGGTCAGGTATGGGATTTACCGTAATGGAAACTTTTATGGATAGTGTAGAAATAGAATCTAATGATTCTGGAACTAAAATACGTATGAAGAAAAAATTTGAATCTGTTGATATAGATTAG
- the spoIIAA gene encoding anti-sigma F factor antagonist has product MYIEFYKNEDKLIVKLTGELDHHSAEEVRNKIDDRIARNGSNKVILDFSNVNFMDSSGIGVVIGRYKKLSMKKGEICIANVQESVKRVFELSGMFKIIKLYKSVQEAIEVI; this is encoded by the coding sequence ATGTATATTGAGTTTTACAAGAATGAAGATAAGTTAATCGTTAAATTAACAGGGGAACTTGATCATCATAGTGCAGAAGAAGTGAGAAATAAAATCGATGATAGAATTGCGAGAAATGGATCCAATAAAGTTATATTAGATTTTTCAAATGTAAACTTTATGGACAGCTCTGGTATTGGTGTGGTTATAGGGCGATATAAAAAGCTTTCTATGAAAAAGGGAGAAATATGCATAGCAAATGTGCAAGAATCTGTAAAAAGGGTATTTGAGCTTTCTGGGATGTTTAAAATAATAAAGTTATATAAAAGTGTACAAGAAGCCATTGAAGTAATCTAG
- the speE gene encoding polyamine aminopropyltransferase produces the protein MEMWIKEAQIEDAAMTYKVKETLVTKKTKYQDLAILDTYFFGRMLVLDGIIQTTIKDEFVYHEMIAHIPLFTHPNPKKVLVVGGGDGGVIREVLKHPSVEKAVLCEIDGDVVEECKKYLPEISCALENPKCEVFIGDGIKYVNEHKNEFDVIIVDSTDPFGAAEGLFGGSFYEKIKECLTEDGIFIAQTETPFYLPEVVKKVFNDSKAIFKITKLFMAAIPTYPGGYWSFTIGSKKYDPENVDLSIYEDLDTKYYTKKIHKAAFVLPKYVEDLIK, from the coding sequence ATGGAAATGTGGATAAAAGAAGCTCAAATTGAAGACGCTGCAATGACTTATAAAGTTAAAGAAACTTTAGTGACAAAAAAAACTAAATATCAAGATTTAGCAATATTAGATACTTATTTCTTTGGAAGAATGCTGGTATTGGATGGAATAATACAAACTACTATTAAGGACGAATTTGTATATCACGAAATGATAGCCCATATTCCTCTTTTTACACATCCGAATCCAAAAAAAGTATTAGTAGTAGGCGGAGGAGATGGAGGAGTTATAAGAGAAGTTTTAAAACATCCTTCTGTAGAAAAAGCGGTTTTATGTGAAATTGACGGTGATGTAGTTGAAGAATGTAAAAAATATTTACCTGAAATAAGCTGTGCATTAGAAAATCCTAAATGTGAAGTTTTCATAGGTGATGGAATAAAATATGTCAATGAACACAAAAATGAATTTGATGTAATAATAGTTGATTCAACAGATCCTTTTGGTGCTGCTGAAGGTCTTTTTGGTGGCAGTTTTTACGAAAAAATTAAAGAATGCCTTACAGAGGATGGCATATTTATAGCTCAAACAGAGACACCTTTTTATTTGCCTGAAGTTGTAAAAAAGGTGTTTAATGATTCAAAAGCTATTTTCAAGATTACAAAATTGTTTATGGCTGCCATACCAACTTATCCAGGAGGATATTGGAGTTTTACCATAGGTTCTAAAAAATATGATCCTGAAAATGTAGATCTTAGCATCTATGAAGATTTAGATACTAAATATTATACTAAAAAAATTCATAAAGCAGCTTTCGTGCTTCCAAAATATGTAGAGGACTTAATAAAGTAA
- a CDS encoding Eco57I restriction-modification methylase domain-containing protein — translation MELFEILDIFLNEIDELYNTILQPIDNVYKIISIKNYKRKMNIEENQYFSAVYYEFMRKNKEKGVVYTPLEIGNYMILNTIKVEDIIKNPFIKILDPACGCGNILISCYKYLFKLYRENLDIINKNNNIKLKEESISIHIIKNNLFGFDIDKNALKILSIDLFSESNCLYNDNFVERDFLTEDIKNKFNVIISNPPYVGQKAVDREYSLKLKKLYSEIYKDKGDISYCFFQKAILNLKKSGKISFITSRYFLESPSGEELRKIFKELCSIEKIVDFYGIRPFKQVGIDPVIIFLVNSQNIKKDIEIIKPAGNIKENKTLFYNSLFLNEGEYYKKFYIKKNILNNKGWILRDETERNIINKIEKNSFTNLANICNSYQGIITGCDKAFVVDEEIIETEGIERNILEPWIKSSFIKKGSIDSTCKYIIYADNIDKEENYPNAVKHIETYKDKLLNRRECKNGIRKWYHLQWGRNKDIFNGEKIIFPYKSENNRFALDRGSFFSADVYALKLKENMPFTYEYLLFVLNSKIYEFYFKTFGKKLGENLYEYYPNNLMKLCIPTMTNNLDDNYLYDVFQLTEEEINIIKKQIL, via the coding sequence ATGGAGTTATTTGAAATATTGGACATTTTTTTAAATGAAATTGATGAATTATATAATACAATTTTACAGCCCATAGATAATGTTTATAAAATTATTTCAATTAAAAATTATAAGCGAAAAATGAATATAGAGGAAAATCAGTATTTTTCAGCGGTTTACTATGAATTTATGAGAAAAAATAAAGAAAAAGGAGTTGTATATACACCTTTAGAAATAGGAAATTATATGATTTTAAATACTATAAAGGTTGAGGATATAATAAAAAATCCCTTTATAAAAATATTGGATCCAGCCTGTGGCTGTGGGAATATTTTAATTTCCTGCTATAAATATTTATTTAAATTATATAGGGAAAATTTAGATATCATAAACAAAAATAATAATATTAAATTAAAGGAAGAAAGTATAAGTATTCACATAATAAAAAATAATTTATTTGGATTTGATATAGATAAAAATGCATTAAAAATATTATCAATAGATTTATTTAGTGAAAGCAATTGTCTATATAATGATAATTTTGTGGAAAGAGATTTTTTAACAGAGGATATAAAAAACAAGTTTAATGTAATTATAAGTAATCCACCTTATGTTGGTCAAAAAGCTGTAGATAGAGAATATAGTTTAAAATTAAAAAAATTATATTCTGAAATATATAAGGATAAAGGCGATATTTCCTATTGTTTTTTTCAAAAAGCCATTTTAAATTTAAAAAAATCTGGGAAGATATCTTTTATAACCTCTAGATATTTTTTAGAATCTCCAAGTGGGGAAGAACTTAGAAAGATTTTTAAAGAGCTATGCTCTATAGAGAAAATAGTGGATTTTTATGGTATAAGGCCCTTTAAACAAGTGGGAATAGATCCTGTTATAATTTTTTTAGTGAATTCTCAAAACATAAAAAAAGATATAGAAATTATAAAGCCTGCTGGTAATATAAAAGAGAATAAGACATTATTTTATAATTCTCTCTTTTTAAATGAAGGTGAATATTATAAAAAATTTTATATTAAAAAAAATATTCTTAATAATAAAGGGTGGATATTACGGGATGAAACAGAAAGAAATATTATAAATAAAATAGAAAAAAACAGTTTTACTAATCTGGCTAATATATGTAACAGTTATCAAGGCATAATTACAGGTTGTGATAAAGCCTTTGTAGTGGATGAAGAGATTATAGAAACTGAAGGTATAGAAAGAAATATATTAGAACCATGGATAAAAAGCAGCTTTATAAAAAAGGGCAGTATAGATAGTACCTGTAAATACATAATATATGCAGATAACATTGACAAAGAAGAAAACTATCCCAATGCCGTAAAGCACATAGAAACTTATAAAGATAAACTTTTGAACAGGAGAGAATGTAAAAATGGTATTAGAAAATGGTATCATTTGCAATGGGGAAGAAATAAAGATATTTTTAATGGGGAAAAAATTATATTCCCATATAAATCTGAAAATAATAGATTCGCATTAGATAGAGGGAGTTTCTTTAGTGCAGATGTATATGCTCTTAAACTTAAGGAAAATATGCCCTTTACCTATGAATATCTTTTATTTGTCCTCAATAGCAAAATATATGAATTCTATTTTAAAACCTTTGGTAAAAAGTTGGGAGAAAATCTGTATGAATACTATCCTAATAATCTTATGAAGCTTTGTATTCCAACTATGACAAATAATTTGGATGATAATTATTTATATGATGTGTTTCAGCTTACAGAGGAAGAAATTAATATAATAAAAAAACAGATTTTATAG
- the pdaA gene encoding delta-lactam-biosynthetic de-N-acetylase, protein MKKLFIILSLVITLTTTLCNNAAAAILFKNDSINKTYLNTKTGDNSSTKENSWYIVPASDEKIPRVDIDVEWLKKYNGYYVGDTNNKYIYLTFDEGYENGYTGRILDILKSNNVKAAFFVTVPYIKSNKELVKRMADEGNLVCNHSNTHPSMATITNEEKFKWQLTSTEEAYKEATGHDMSKFFRPPMGRYSELSLNYTNKLGYKTIFWSLAYKDWLKDNQPNPEQAKKLILKRTHPGGIYLLHAVSKTNTDILDSLIKEWKSRGYEFKTLNDLQ, encoded by the coding sequence ATGAAAAAACTATTTATTATTTTAAGCCTTGTAATCACTCTAACTACAACTCTTTGTAATAATGCAGCAGCTGCTATTTTATTTAAAAATGACAGTATAAATAAAACTTATTTAAATACAAAGACTGGGGATAATTCAAGTACTAAGGAAAACAGCTGGTATATTGTACCTGCATCTGATGAAAAAATTCCAAGAGTTGACATAGATGTGGAGTGGCTAAAAAAATACAACGGCTATTATGTAGGTGATACTAATAATAAATATATCTATTTAACCTTTGATGAAGGATATGAAAATGGTTATACTGGAAGAATTTTAGATATATTAAAGTCCAATAATGTAAAGGCTGCATTTTTTGTAACAGTACCCTATATAAAATCAAATAAGGAATTAGTTAAACGTATGGCAGATGAAGGCAATTTAGTATGTAATCATTCTAATACGCACCCATCCATGGCCACTATTACAAATGAAGAAAAATTTAAATGGCAACTTACTTCTACTGAAGAAGCCTATAAGGAAGCTACTGGTCATGATATGAGTAAATTTTTCAGACCTCCCATGGGTAGGTATAGTGAACTTTCACTAAATTATACTAATAAACTTGGCTACAAAACAATTTTTTGGAGTCTTGCCTATAAAGATTGGCTTAAAGATAATCAGCCTAATCCTGAACAGGCCAAGAAGCTTATTTTAAAGAGAACTCATCCCGGTGGTATATATTTACTTCATGCAGTTTCAAAAACTAATACAGATATTCTGGATTCACTTATAAAAGAATGGAAGAGCAGAGGCTATGAATTTAAAACTTTAAATGATCTACAATAA
- a CDS encoding cyclodeaminase/cyclohydrolase family protein — translation MYENMTIGEFSKVLSSSSPAPGGGGAAALTAALAASLTSMVFNLTIGKKVYEGYDDSVKELLGKSLKEAERAKEEFITYIDKDGEAFLEIINAFKMPKDTESSRQLRSKAIAKGYEAAARVPMELIEKANKIYEVISVACEYGNKFAVSDAGCAAILAHSVVEIAILNIGINLSGIKDETIKVKLQEESQKLLEQSKNNKMAILYVVDKMLVM, via the coding sequence ATGTATGAAAATATGACAATAGGAGAATTCTCAAAGGTACTTTCCAGTAGTTCACCAGCTCCTGGCGGTGGGGGAGCAGCAGCTTTAACGGCTGCATTAGCAGCTTCACTTACTTCTATGGTATTCAATCTTACTATAGGTAAGAAGGTCTATGAAGGTTATGATGACTCCGTTAAAGAATTATTGGGGAAGAGCTTAAAGGAAGCCGAAAGAGCAAAAGAAGAATTTATTACTTACATAGATAAAGATGGAGAAGCTTTTTTGGAGATAATTAATGCTTTTAAGATGCCTAAAGATACAGAGAGTTCAAGACAGCTGAGAAGTAAGGCAATAGCAAAGGGATATGAAGCAGCAGCCAGGGTTCCTATGGAATTAATTGAAAAGGCAAACAAAATATATGAAGTAATATCCGTTGCCTGTGAATATGGAAATAAATTTGCTGTATCTGATGCAGGTTGTGCTGCTATACTTGCTCATTCAGTGGTGGAGATAGCTATATTAAATATAGGTATAAATTTATCTGGCATAAAGGATGAAACTATAAAAGTTAAACTACAGGAAGAATCACAAAAATTGTTAGAACAAAGCAAAAACAATAAAATGGCAATATTATATGTAGTAGATAAAATGTTAGTCATGTAA
- a CDS encoding nitroreductase family protein: MDFYDVINTRKSIKKFKSTEIKDDKLGRMINAAMMAPSWKNKTSYKFIIVDDDYKKNIIASAVNNSSDEAKEAIKDAPVVALIIGEPEDSGNIDEKPLYLVDSAIAMEHFILAASNEGYGACWIASFEEKSIKDILNIPDNFKVVALTPIGEIQEEKSHNPIKDVNEHVFLNTWNTPFSRKHEQTLLR; this comes from the coding sequence ATGGATTTTTATGATGTAATAAATACTAGAAAAAGTATAAAAAAGTTTAAATCTACGGAAATTAAAGATGACAAGCTTGGCAGAATGATTAATGCAGCTATGATGGCACCTTCATGGAAAAATAAAACTTCTTATAAATTTATTATTGTAGATGATGATTATAAGAAAAATATAATAGCTTCTGCAGTAAATAATAGCTCAGATGAAGCTAAAGAAGCTATAAAGGATGCACCAGTGGTCGCCTTAATTATCGGTGAACCAGAGGATTCAGGTAATATAGATGAGAAACCTCTATATTTGGTTGATAGTGCCATTGCTATGGAACATTTTATATTAGCAGCTTCAAATGAAGGATATGGAGCTTGTTGGATAGCTTCTTTTGAAGAGAAATCCATAAAAGATATATTGAATATACCAGACAATTTTAAGGTAGTGGCTTTGACACCTATCGGTGAGATACAGGAAGAAAAATCTCATAATCCTATAAAGGATGTAAATGAACATGTATTTTTGAATACATGGAATACCCCATTCAGTAGAAAGCATGAGCAAACCTTACTTAGATAA
- a CDS encoding glycosyltransferase family 2 protein, which translates to MMVNPKVFIIILNFNSFQDTKECLQSLKQINYDNYEIVVVDNASKDNSYEKLKEEFDSYNIIKCNENLGYANGNNIGIKYALERDAEYICILNNDVVVKSDFLTKIIKVMVDRKDIGIAGPCICNYQDKNIIQAMGANINLYSGLTQGKYKGYKYNDIPKRDILVDYLGGACFVCRREVFEKIGLIPENYFLFFEETEFCYKAGKNGYRLLCIYESRIYHKGSSTISKYSGLSYYFLNRNRVIFIKRNANFFEKIIFSVYIFIEAVGRIIIRKESLTLIKNIISGFKADAKNIDMEIVKSFVK; encoded by the coding sequence ATGATGGTAAATCCAAAAGTTTTTATAATAATATTAAATTTTAATTCCTTTCAGGATACCAAGGAATGTTTACAGAGTTTGAAGCAGATAAATTATGATAATTACGAAATAGTAGTTGTAGATAATGCTTCTAAAGACAATTCTTATGAAAAACTAAAAGAGGAATTTGATTCCTACAATATTATAAAGTGCAATGAAAATCTTGGATATGCAAATGGCAACAATATAGGTATAAAATATGCACTAGAAAGAGATGCTGAATACATATGTATACTAAATAATGATGTGGTAGTGAAAAGTGATTTTTTAACTAAAATAATTAAAGTGATGGTGGATAGAAAGGATATAGGAATAGCTGGACCTTGTATATGTAATTATCAGGATAAAAATATTATACAAGCTATGGGAGCTAATATAAATCTCTATAGTGGACTTACTCAAGGTAAATATAAGGGCTATAAATATAATGATATTCCCAAGAGAGATATTTTAGTAGACTATCTTGGAGGAGCTTGTTTTGTCTGTAGGAGAGAAGTATTTGAAAAGATAGGTTTAATACCAGAAAATTATTTTTTATTTTTTGAAGAAACAGAATTTTGTTATAAAGCAGGTAAAAATGGTTATAGATTGCTTTGCATATATGAGAGTAGAATTTATCATAAAGGCTCCTCTACAATTTCAAAATATAGCGGATTAAGTTATTATTTTTTAAACAGGAATAGAGTTATCTTTATAAAAAGAAATGCAAATTTTTTTGAGAAAATTATATTTTCAGTATATATTTTCATAGAAGCTGTAGGGAGAATAATAATTAGAAAAGAATCCCTTACTTTGATTAAGAATATTATTAGTGGATTTAAGGCTGATGCAAAAAATATTGATATGGAAATAGTAAAGTCATTTGTAAAATAG
- a CDS encoding glycosyltransferase family 4 protein: MKYCVLYPKAENVHLIKDVGMIAYKLNRIYGYDSYVVSYNNDKYNYLNEEVKGLKMDFIERKHKNLINIFCYLKKNSKNIDVLQIFHMTFSSVIYACLYKFFNRKGIVFLKLDCTELLLDRIKNMKAAEKVFFNFFLNRVDIIGVEQKNIFHKLKLLLGKHDDKLMNIPNGIDFKSEYFKENISFNDKENIILNVGRIGSSEKATDLLMEAFALIDKNLRKDWKLVFVGPIEESFENTINNFFQKHEDMKDNVIFKGAIFHRKRLFEEYKRAKIFCLTSQYESVGIALIEAIACGDVIVSTRVGIAEEIVNGDNGAVVEVGDVRAIANALEKLISSNKLSSFSQSVQENCKENYNWDNIVEKLHYKINSIRGNN, encoded by the coding sequence ATGAAATACTGTGTATTATATCCTAAAGCTGAAAATGTTCATTTGATTAAGGATGTGGGAATGATTGCCTATAAACTTAATAGAATATATGGATATGATTCCTATGTAGTCAGCTATAATAATGATAAATATAATTATTTAAATGAAGAGGTAAAGGGTCTTAAAATGGATTTTATTGAAAGAAAACATAAGAATCTTATAAATATATTTTGCTATTTAAAGAAAAATTCTAAGAATATAGATGTACTGCAAATATTTCATATGACTTTCAGCTCAGTAATCTATGCATGTTTGTACAAGTTTTTTAATAGAAAGGGAATAGTTTTTTTAAAGCTTGATTGTACAGAATTACTTTTGGATAGAATAAAAAATATGAAAGCAGCTGAAAAAGTATTTTTTAATTTCTTTTTAAATAGAGTAGACATTATAGGAGTTGAACAAAAAAACATATTTCATAAATTAAAGCTTTTACTGGGAAAACATGATGATAAATTAATGAATATACCAAATGGTATAGATTTTAAAAGTGAATATTTTAAAGAAAATATAAGTTTTAATGATAAAGAAAATATTATTTTGAATGTAGGAAGAATAGGAAGTAGCGAAAAAGCTACGGACTTACTTATGGAAGCCTTTGCCTTAATAGATAAAAATTTAAGAAAAGATTGGAAGCTGGTTTTTGTGGGACCTATTGAGGAGTCCTTTGAAAATACTATAAATAATTTTTTTCAAAAACATGAAGATATGAAGGACAATGTAATATTTAAAGGTGCTATTTTTCATAGAAAAAGATTATTTGAAGAATATAAAAGGGCAAAAATATTTTGTCTAACATCTCAATATGAGAGTGTTGGCATTGCTTTAATAGAAGCTATAGCCTGTGGAGATGTTATTGTTTCTACTAGAGTTGGCATAGCTGAAGAAATTGTGAATGGTGACAATGGAGCTGTAGTAGAGGTTGGAGATGTTAGAGCTATAGCTAATGCTTTGGAAAAATTAATAAGCAGTAATAAACTCAGCAGTTTCTCACAAAGTGTACAGGAAAATTGCAAAGAAAATTACAATTGGGATAATATAGTCGAAAAATTACACTATAAAATAAATAGTATAAGAGGAAATAATTAA
- a CDS encoding flippase, translated as MNRVAKNFLLTISSSLISQVIVFFTGSYYAKKIGASYFGTVNTVQAMILYFTMVVLFGLQTYGTREIAKENKSIKQVVGDILAFRFALFIFSFIVIIIMCLFFKTNANFIKTLLVIYGLTLLPTAMSIDWVFNGIQKMQYNAVYNIIKNIIPFILIYIFLKEKSQVYYIPLFTFIALLAGSLYQVYIYFFKEKFTLRVSLNREKIISYINFGLPFLISGILAMINTNVDRIIIMFSRGSEEAGIYGSAYYIILFLINIETMIFTPVFPLIINYFNSKNNEALKKLMDNTSRIITAFIMPMVVGGVLLSKEIIILLFDNSFEAAYAPFIILLVYAFILFFREIYGWGLNACNMEKKYLKAVTLSALVNLVLNLIFTPKYGMNIAAIITVISEVINIIMMRHYAKKVIVVSNYKNIAKAILPCAAMAIVIIIFKYFNVSTVLNIVLSALIYIILILVTKYITLEEIKLILGARKQTIR; from the coding sequence ATGAATAGAGTAGCTAAAAATTTTTTGTTAACAATTTCTTCAAGTTTAATATCTCAAGTAATAGTATTTTTTACTGGTTCCTATTATGCAAAAAAAATAGGAGCTTCCTATTTTGGTACTGTTAATACGGTTCAGGCAATGATATTGTATTTTACAATGGTAGTACTTTTTGGACTACAAACCTATGGTACCAGAGAAATTGCCAAGGAGAATAAAAGTATAAAGCAGGTAGTAGGAGATATTCTTGCTTTTAGATTTGCATTATTTATTTTTAGCTTTATAGTTATAATTATTATGTGTTTATTTTTTAAGACAAATGCAAATTTTATAAAAACCTTACTTGTTATATATGGATTAACTCTTTTGCCTACTGCAATGAGTATAGATTGGGTGTTTAATGGTATACAGAAAATGCAATACAATGCAGTGTATAATATTATTAAAAATATAATTCCTTTTATCTTAATATATATTTTTTTAAAAGAAAAGAGTCAGGTTTACTATATACCTTTATTTACCTTCATTGCATTACTTGCAGGGAGTCTATATCAAGTATACATATATTTTTTTAAAGAAAAATTTACTTTAAGAGTAAGTTTAAACAGGGAAAAAATTATTTCCTATATAAATTTCGGCCTTCCCTTTTTAATTTCTGGAATATTGGCCATGATAAATACTAATGTGGACAGAATAATAATAATGTTCAGTAGAGGAAGTGAAGAGGCGGGAATTTATGGCTCTGCGTATTATATAATCCTGTTTTTAATTAATATAGAGACCATGATTTTTACTCCCGTTTTTCCACTTATTATAAATTATTTCAATAGTAAGAATAATGAAGCACTGAAAAAGCTGATGGACAATACTTCAAGAATAATAACTGCCTTTATTATGCCCATGGTTGTTGGCGGAGTGCTTCTTTCAAAAGAAATAATAATACTTCTTTTTGATAATAGTTTTGAAGCTGCTTATGCACCATTTATTATATTGTTAGTATATGCTTTTATACTTTTCTTTAGAGAAATATATGGATGGGGTTTAAATGCTTGCAATATGGAAAAAAAATATCTAAAAGCGGTTACTTTATCTGCCTTAGTCAACCTAGTGTTGAATTTAATATTTACGCCTAAATATGGAATGAACATAGCTGCCATAATAACTGTTATTTCAGAAGTAATTAATATTATAATGATGAGACATTATGCTAAAAAGGTTATAGTAGTTTCAAATTATAAAAATATAGCTAAGGCTATTCTACCCTGCGCTGCCATGGCCATTGTCATAATTATTTTTAAGTATTTTAATGTAAGTACAGTTTTAAATATAGTTTTAAGTGCTTTAATTTATATTATATTGATACTTGTTACTAAATACATAACTTTAGAGGAAATAAAACTTATTTTAGGAGCACGAAAGCAAACAATAAGATGA
- the rfbD gene encoding dTDP-4-dehydrorhamnose reductase produces the protein MKILITGANGQLGRELQKQYKGKAVELIPTDVKDLDITDVKAVYKFVKENNPDVIINCAAHTQVDKCEEQVDLAYKINAIGPKNLASAAFAIGAEIVQVSTDYVFDGEGNTELTEFDITNPQTVYGKTKLDGENFVKTLNPKYYIVRTAWLYGDGNNFVKTMIKLSENHKELKVVNDQVGTPTSSADLAKVIIKLIEEKNYGLFHCTCKGVCSWYDFAKEIFRLENINIKVIPCTTEEFPRPAKRPKYSVLKNYMLELTTGDITNQWQESLKEYIEELHI, from the coding sequence ATGAAAATATTAATAACTGGAGCAAATGGTCAACTGGGAAGAGAACTTCAAAAGCAATATAAAGGAAAAGCTGTAGAGCTTATTCCCACAGATGTAAAGGATCTTGATATAACAGATGTAAAGGCTGTATATAAATTTGTAAAAGAAAATAATCCGGATGTAATTATAAATTGTGCTGCTCACACGCAGGTGGATAAATGTGAAGAACAGGTAGATTTAGCCTATAAGATAAATGCCATAGGACCTAAAAACTTAGCTTCAGCAGCTTTTGCTATAGGAGCTGAAATTGTGCAGGTTTCTACAGATTATGTGTTTGATGGAGAGGGAAATACTGAACTTACAGAGTTTGATATAACAAATCCTCAAACAGTCTATGGAAAAACTAAATTGGATGGAGAAAATTTTGTAAAAACTTTAAATCCAAAATATTATATTGTGAGAACTGCCTGGTTATATGGTGATGGAAATAATTTTGTAAAGACTATGATAAAACTAAGTGAAAATCACAAGGAATTAAAGGTTGTAAATGACCAAGTTGGTACTCCTACCAGTTCAGCAGATTTAGCTAAAGTAATAATAAAGCTTATAGAGGAAAAGAATTATGGATTGTTCCACTGCACCTGTAAGGGAGTATGTTCCTGGTATGATTTTGCAAAAGAAATATTCAGATTAGAAAATATTAACATAAAAGTAATTCCATGTACTACAGAGGAATTTCCAAGACCAGCTAAAAGGCCTAAATATTCTGTGCTTAAAAATTATATGCTTGAACTTACTACAGGTGATATAACAAATCAGTGGCAAGAATCTCTTAAGGAATATATTGAAGAATTACATATATAA
- a CDS encoding WecB/TagA/CpsF family glycosyltransferase has translation MFSKVLNYNIFNKSKNELIKYITNLKKIHIISGNPEVLYSGLYDNSIFQGCSEENSVIIPDGIGVVIASKIAKNPVKEKIAGIEVMDEIIKLCEREGKGIYLLGAKQELLDECKIRLRDKYKGLNIVGSHNGYFDMDNCEDILQDIKNSQPHAIFVAMGCPRQEKFINKYMSDLPASIYMGVGGSFDVIAGKVNRAPRWMINLGLEWLYRVSKEPWRIKRLGVIPKLLLKVIYNTYIIKQKVM, from the coding sequence ATGTTTTCTAAAGTACTAAATTATAATATATTCAATAAGAGTAAAAACGAATTAATAAAATATATAACAAATTTAAAAAAAATACATATTATATCGGGAAATCCGGAGGTACTCTATAGTGGTTTATATGATAATTCTATTTTTCAAGGATGCAGTGAAGAAAATTCTGTAATAATTCCAGATGGTATTGGTGTTGTTATAGCTTCTAAAATAGCTAAAAACCCAGTTAAAGAAAAAATTGCAGGCATTGAAGTAATGGATGAAATTATTAAGCTGTGTGAAAGAGAAGGGAAAGGTATATATCTTCTTGGAGCAAAACAGGAACTTCTTGATGAATGTAAAATTAGACTTAGAGATAAATATAAAGGTTTAAACATTGTAGGAAGCCATAATGGATATTTTGATATGGATAATTGTGAAGATATATTGCAGGATATAAAAAATTCTCAGCCACATGCTATTTTTGTGGCAATGGGTTGTCCACGTCAGGAGAAATTTATAAATAAGTATATGAGCGATCTTCCAGCATCTATCTATATGGGTGTAGGAGGAAGCTTTGATGTCATTGCAGGAAAGGTAAATAGGGCACCTAGATGGATGATAAATCTTGGGTTGGAATGGCTTTACAGAGTATCTAAAGAACCTTGGAGAATAAAGCGATTGGGAGTTATTCCAAAGCTTCTATTGAAAGTTATATATAACACATATATAATAAAACAGAAGGTTATGTAG